One Ornithorhynchus anatinus isolate Pmale09 chromosome 2, mOrnAna1.pri.v4, whole genome shotgun sequence DNA segment encodes these proteins:
- the LOC100092468 gene encoding disintegrin and metalloproteinase domain-containing protein 1a-like, giving the protein MSVKCHLFYSSGSLGQEELDGSSRLKHTEIFKKRGHWGRVSARKVWLRVPRPKPTPAVAALPLSPSFPLGGADGAGQILIILARGSARRSQGEHSWDSRRREATRSGPQVIHLRQKEGFFLRNFPLYTYSLGQRVLDVPPSQGCYYEGYVEGDPSSLVALSTCSGLRGLLAVQAASYGLEPVERSARFEHILYREDPAPGGTCSLAEREIRRHEAGGRGRAGKAQGLGGQPAAWTHKKYLELFLVVTKLRFTMSESNVTKTTQLVLEVLNIVHSHLQQLHLELVLIGLEIWTEKDLVDIADTMPDTQENFNRWRIKDLYWRVPHDLAHLFTGKNYGKTLGRAYIGGVCTYNSAAGVDAFWREDILRFAGTVSHEIGHNLGMQHDTLSCRCGDGGETLCLMFPNVLVNYKFSNCSVQYFYDLLRDGEGECLFDRPAASRVFGGQRCGNRVVEAGEACDCGDPAACWKDPCCLPTCQLRPGVDCASGPCCHGCRFQKAGVLCRGSVDVCDLPEYCNGTSRWCQPDAHKQDGSPCRDRDYCYRGRCRSHGGQCARLFGPGAEAARDGCYRHVNTAGDRFGNCGVAVQGLKRDFSKCRLGDVLCGRLQCENVRRLPRMGHQHTLVQFPLEGSWCWGMDPLSPVDAPDEGAVEDGTLCGPGRVCLNHTCANASLLGYDCDPAARCHGRGVCNNFKNCHCRYGFAPPRCELKGFGGSVDSGPAPERASGLRSTLLWTLLTLGLVFAAIFIIAFVKRRQVREACNRARERLRRRLGAETSQSVGG; this is encoded by the exons atgagTGTGAAGTGTCA CTTGTTTTACTCTTCAGGCTCTCTGGGGCAGGAGGAGCTGGATGGTTCCTCTAGGCTGAAGCA TACCGAGATATTTAAAAAGCGGGGCCACTGGGGAAGGGTTTCTGCTCGCAAAGTGTGGCTGAGGGTGCCGCGGCCAAAGCCGAC gccggcggtagctgctcttcccctttccccatcttttccactgggaggagcagatggagctGGTCAGATCCTCATCATCCTGGCCCGTGGTTCAGCCCGCCGAAGTCAGGGGGAGCACAGCTGGGACAGCCGGAGGAGGGAGGCAACAAG AAGCGGCCCGCAGGTGATCcatctgaggcagaaagaaggctTCTTTCTCCGAAACTTCCCCCTTTACACCTACTCGCTGGGGCAGCGGGTCCTAGATGTGCCACCCAGCCAGGGCTGCTACTACGAAGGCTACGTGGAGGGGGATCCGAGCTCCCTGGTGGCGCTCAGCACCTGCTCGGGGCTCCGGGGCCTGCTGGCCGTGCAGGCCGCGTCCTACGGCCTGGAGCCGGTTGAACGCTCGGCCCGCTTTGAGCACATCCTGTACCGCGAggacccggcccccgggggcACCTGCTCGCTCGCCGAAAGGGAGATCCGCAGGCATGAGGCCGGCGGGCGGGGCAGGGCGGGCAAAGCCCAGGGCCTGGGCGGCCAACCCGCCGCCTGGACCCACAAAAAGTACCTGGAGCTCTTCCTGGTGGTCACCAAACTGCGATTCACCATGTCCGAGAGCAACGTGACCAAGACCACCCAGCTGGTCTTGGAGGTGCTCAACATCGTCCACAGTCACCTGCAGCAGCTGCACCTGGAGCTGGTCCTGATCGGCTTAGAAATCTGGACCGAGAAGGACCTGGTGGACATCGCCGACACCATGCCAGACACCCAGGAGAACTTCAACCGCTGGAGGATCAAGGACCTGTACTGGCGGGTGCCCCACGACCTGGCCCACCTCTTCACCGGGAAGAATTACGGGAAGACCCTGGGCCGCGCCTACATCGGCGGCGTCTGCACCTACAATTCGGCGGCGGGGGTCGACGCTTTCTGGCGGGAAGACATCTTGCGCTTCGCGGGGACCGTCTCCCACGAGATCGGCCACAACCTGGGCATGCAGCACGACACGCTCTCCTGTCGTTGCGGGGACGGCGGGGAGACCCTCTGCCTCATGTTCCCCAACGTGCTCGTGAACTACAAGTTCAGCAACTGCAGCGTGCAGTACTTCTACGACCTGCTgcgggacggggaaggggagtgCCTCTTCGACCGGCCGGCGGCGTCCAGAGTCTTCGGGGGGCAGCGCTGCGGGAACCGGGTggtggaggccggggaggcctgCGACTGCGGCGACCCGGCTGCCTGCTGGAAGGACCCCTGCTGCCTGCCCACCTGCCAGCTCCGGCCGGGCGTCGACTGCGCCTCGGGGCCCTGCTGTCACGGGTGCCGGTTCCAGAAGGCCGGGGTCCTCTGCCGGGGCAGCGTGGACGTGTGCGACCTCCCCGAGTACTGCAACGGCACCTCCCGCTGGTGCCAGCCCGACGCCCACAAGCAGGACGGCTCCCCGTGCCGGGACCGGGACTACTGCTACCGCGGGCGGTGCCGCAGCCACGGGGGCCAGTGCGCCCGCCTCttcgggccgggggccgaggccgCCCGGGACGGCTGCTACCGGCACGTGAACACGGCGGGCGACCGGTTCGGCAACTGCGGCGTCGCCGTCCAGGGCCTGAAGAGGGACTTCTCCAAGTGCCGGCTCGGGGACGTGCTGTGCGGCAGGCTGCAGTGCGAGAACGTCCGGCGGCTGCCCCGGATGGGGCACCAACACACCCTCGTCCAGTTCCCCCTGGAGGGCAGCTGGTGCTGGGGCATGGACCCGCTCTCCCCCGTCGACGCGCCCGACGAGGGGGCGGTGGAGGACGGGACGCTGTGCGGCCCCGGGAGGGTCTGCCTGAACCACACCTGCGCCAACGCCTCGCTGCTCGGCTACGACTGCGACCCGGCCGCCAGGTGCCACGGCCGGGGCGTCTGCAACAACTTCAAGAACTGCCATTGCCGTTACGGCTTTGCCCCGCCCCGCTGTGAACTCAAGGGCTTCGGGGGCAGCGTGGACAGCGGGCCCGCCCCCGAGAGGGCCTCGGGCCTGAGAAGCACGCTCCTCTGGACCCTGCTCACCCTCGGCTTGGTGTTTGCCGCCATCTTCATCATCGCCTTCGTCAAGCGGCGCCAGGTCCGGGAAGCCTGCAACAGGGCACGGGAGAGGCTGAGGCGTCGGCTGGGCGCGGAGACCAGTCAGAGCGTAGGGGGATAG